One segment of Metallosphaera cuprina Ar-4 DNA contains the following:
- a CDS encoding ABC transporter ATP-binding protein, with protein MSFVRVRDLQVKFDSPVLSIDKLDIEEGESVLLTGRSGSGKSTFTSVINGVVPKLIQGEVSGEVRVFSRDASRLSVHEISLLVGTLLQDPESQILNYYVRDEIAFPMKNLGLRREEMIMRINEVAKLCGVSHLLERDTMSLSGGEKQRVVLASVLSMRPKGFILDEPTSSLDSLGTKEVLSELSKLRERTSLIIVEHKLSKVLDYVSRVIVLKEGKVTLDVPREEVPKFYDKLNELGIETPTKIQRVRRRRGDNTILESYVHVKKERTLVEAELNLKDEVTVMMGVNGSGKSTLLRALAGLLPNSFTFEGYVKVNGRDLTNPKERGKYIAYLPQEVDLLFVSRTVEEELNYVAKLRKADASLVRRYLEEFSLKGEKDPLLLSVGEKRRLALASVLISGVKVLLLDEPTTGQDMYHKEILGMDLLKLKGVAVLVVTHDPRFAYRFGDRLIVLDKGRIRLDGSPEDLRFASKYGVVTESEIEDEPN; from the coding sequence GTGAGCTTCGTAAGGGTGAGAGACCTTCAGGTTAAGTTTGACAGCCCCGTTCTATCTATAGATAAGTTAGATATTGAGGAAGGAGAGTCGGTCCTCTTAACTGGAAGGTCAGGATCCGGAAAGTCGACCTTCACGAGCGTGATAAACGGCGTAGTGCCTAAGCTGATTCAAGGTGAGGTTTCAGGTGAGGTAAGAGTTTTCTCTAGAGACGCTTCAAGGCTATCAGTGCACGAGATCTCCCTTCTGGTTGGGACGTTACTTCAAGACCCTGAGAGCCAGATCCTAAACTACTACGTCAGGGACGAGATAGCGTTCCCAATGAAGAACCTGGGCTTGAGAAGGGAAGAGATGATCATGAGGATAAACGAGGTTGCGAAGCTGTGCGGCGTATCTCATCTTCTGGAGAGGGACACCATGAGCTTGTCCGGAGGGGAGAAGCAGAGAGTCGTCCTGGCGAGCGTCCTCTCCATGCGTCCTAAAGGTTTCATCCTCGACGAGCCGACCTCAAGTCTCGATTCCCTGGGTACCAAGGAGGTACTTTCCGAGTTGTCCAAGCTGAGAGAGAGGACGAGCTTGATAATAGTTGAACATAAGTTGAGCAAGGTATTAGATTACGTAAGCAGAGTGATTGTCCTTAAGGAGGGAAAGGTTACCTTAGACGTCCCCAGGGAGGAAGTACCTAAGTTCTACGATAAGTTAAACGAGCTGGGAATTGAGACCCCGACCAAGATTCAGAGGGTTAGGAGAAGGAGGGGAGATAACACAATTTTAGAGTCCTACGTCCATGTCAAAAAGGAGAGGACGTTAGTTGAGGCGGAGCTTAACCTGAAGGATGAGGTAACGGTTATGATGGGAGTGAACGGGAGCGGGAAGAGCACTCTCCTGAGGGCGCTCGCTGGACTTCTACCCAACTCGTTCACGTTCGAGGGGTACGTGAAGGTGAACGGAAGGGATCTGACCAACCCTAAGGAGAGGGGTAAGTACATAGCTTACTTACCTCAAGAGGTTGACCTCCTCTTCGTGAGTAGGACGGTGGAGGAGGAGCTGAACTACGTTGCTAAGCTCAGGAAGGCCGACGCTAGCTTGGTTAGGAGATACCTGGAGGAGTTCAGCCTCAAAGGGGAGAAGGACCCTTTACTTCTCTCAGTTGGAGAGAAGAGAAGGTTAGCCCTAGCGTCGGTGCTAATATCAGGGGTCAAGGTCTTGCTCTTGGACGAACCGACCACAGGTCAGGACATGTACCATAAGGAGATTCTGGGCATGGATTTGCTCAAGCTGAAGGGGGTGGCAGTGCTCGTTGTGACTCACGATCCTAGGTTTGCCTACCGTTTCGGTGACAGGTTAATAGTTTTAGATAAGGGGAGGATAAGGCTGGACGGTAGTCCAGAAGACTTGAGGTTCGCAAGCAAGTACGGAGTCGTTACGGAGTCGGAGATCGAGGATGAGCCTAATTAG
- a CDS encoding AbrB/MazE/SpoVT family DNA-binding domain-containing protein, which yields MVKVTKKYQVTIPEEARRRIGLTSGEDVEVIPINDNEILIRRKVKKVKDPLSTLIGKEEEVEVPPEVVDELAER from the coding sequence ATGGTGAAGGTCACAAAGAAATATCAGGTTACGATACCTGAGGAGGCAAGGAGAAGGATAGGGTTGACCTCAGGGGAGGACGTGGAGGTGATCCCGATCAACGATAACGAAATACTCATAAGGAGGAAAGTGAAGAAGGTTAAGGATCCCCTCTCCACGCTTATTGGAAAAGAGGAGGAGGTAGAGGTTCCACCGGAAGTAGTTGATGAGCTTGCGGAAAGGTAG
- a CDS encoding MFS transporter produces MNLKDVFKPLDEAKFNVYHLNSLLITTLGMFTISYNTTFVAIEIDNLSKIFHVSGILFVLLATSSLYAAVIGALIFGFISNFKGRKAVYGYEALLLSIGSILGSLTNNAIEMILTQFIFGIGIGGDFVMSPIVLGEFAEARDRGKLLAFAVGVTGPLGSVASSLVILALNSLNVPTDLSYRIVLALGSIIPASIIYLRRKVPESPRYLARIKGDNEELKNVIKKVTNSDVSVNADLRDRTPWFELMKRYSWFIFLAGLLWFLDHMVNPGGVFSLALVAKPIGITNLALFSLLVTVLASIPGGLLNLALIDRWGRKPLEAIGFLGMGLSLIAFYLLKSFILSSSGDTLAVIGGIVLGLYHFTHNLGPANISAAGIFNVELIPTKIRGIGSGLVVAIDRTGALVNSAIFPFLVSNFGLGLAVGLGGFLGIVAAIATLVLVPETKRKPLEEATGEDRSFKEFEEVEK; encoded by the coding sequence ATGAACCTTAAAGACGTTTTCAAACCTTTAGATGAGGCAAAATTCAACGTCTATCATCTCAATAGCCTTCTTATAACAACGCTCGGCATGTTCACTATAAGTTACAACACAACTTTTGTGGCAATAGAGATAGATAACCTCTCAAAGATATTTCACGTTAGTGGAATACTTTTTGTACTTTTAGCAACTTCCTCCCTCTACGCCGCAGTGATAGGAGCGCTCATCTTCGGGTTCATCTCTAACTTTAAGGGGAGGAAAGCGGTTTACGGTTACGAAGCGCTCCTATTGTCAATAGGTTCGATCTTGGGGTCCCTTACCAACAACGCGATTGAGATGATACTCACTCAGTTCATATTCGGGATAGGGATAGGAGGGGACTTCGTAATGTCCCCCATAGTCTTAGGTGAGTTCGCCGAGGCCAGGGATAGAGGGAAGCTCCTAGCTTTCGCCGTCGGAGTCACTGGCCCTCTAGGGAGCGTAGCCAGCTCCCTTGTGATCCTCGCATTGAACTCCCTTAACGTGCCGACAGACCTCAGCTATAGGATAGTTCTAGCATTAGGATCCATAATCCCAGCTTCGATAATATACCTTAGGAGAAAGGTGCCCGAGTCACCGAGATACCTAGCTAGGATAAAGGGTGATAACGAGGAGTTGAAGAACGTGATAAAGAAGGTTACAAACTCTGACGTGAGTGTTAACGCTGATCTGAGGGATAGAACACCTTGGTTTGAACTCATGAAGAGGTACTCCTGGTTCATCTTCCTCGCTGGGCTACTCTGGTTTTTGGATCACATGGTCAACCCAGGGGGAGTGTTCTCCCTAGCTTTGGTTGCTAAACCTATAGGGATAACCAACTTGGCGCTCTTCAGTCTACTCGTGACCGTGTTAGCCTCAATACCGGGAGGCCTTTTGAACCTAGCTCTGATCGATAGGTGGGGTAGAAAACCTCTAGAGGCTATCGGTTTCCTAGGGATGGGACTGTCCTTAATAGCCTTCTATCTCTTGAAGAGCTTCATATTGAGTTCCTCGGGGGACACGTTGGCTGTGATAGGAGGGATAGTTCTTGGGCTTTACCATTTCACTCACAACCTGGGTCCCGCTAACATTAGCGCTGCGGGGATCTTTAACGTGGAGTTAATACCGACTAAGATTAGAGGGATAGGTTCGGGATTGGTGGTGGCAATAGACAGGACAGGTGCCTTAGTTAACTCTGCCATATTTCCTTTTCTAGTATCTAACTTCGGCTTGGGACTAGCTGTGGGTTTGGGAGGGTTCCTAGGGATCGTTGCCGCAATCGCGACGCTGGTTTTAGTCCCTGAAACGAAGAGGAAACCTCTGGAGGAAGCCACAGGGGAGGACAGGAGCTTCAAAGAGTTCGAAGAGGTGGAGAAGTGA
- a CDS encoding phytoene desaturase family protein, translating to MRVVIVGAGIGGISSALLLKKRGFEVVVVEKNDTPGGRARYFQQGEFKFDMGPSWYLMPEVFQDFFSSLGEEGHPVIKVEPKVRIDQGKLGEKGESITFYKDERGEELQRYLEDTKFMYELSKKFIRKEMTVLDFLDRDILSNVSRFPIFETLDRFNSRYFKEEIMMKSMGFSSVFLGGSPYKIPAIYAMINYSIFAQGVYYPEGGFEGYVKRLYNLARRMGVEFKFNSPVNKVKVEDKKVVAVYSGEERIEGDVFLFNMDYHYADNLLPEPTVEWSERKLAPSSILAFLGVKGEVNLPHHTVIVNGDWRDHFSSIEERRLPSIENMSYYVSYRRATDDKLMGQDLVILIPVAPGLRKESSLVDAALKDLTVKSESKFEVKYMRTYGPEDFSQDYNAYLGTSFGLAHTLDQTGPFRMPMRNKRFRNLFYVGQYTQPGIGVPMVTLSAMIVSKKISESF from the coding sequence ATGAGAGTAGTTATAGTGGGAGCAGGGATAGGAGGGATATCCTCGGCCCTCCTTCTGAAGAAGAGAGGGTTCGAAGTCGTCGTAGTTGAGAAGAACGACACGCCCGGAGGGAGGGCAAGGTACTTCCAACAAGGGGAGTTCAAGTTCGACATGGGACCTTCTTGGTACCTCATGCCTGAGGTATTTCAGGATTTCTTCTCCTCACTTGGGGAGGAAGGTCACCCTGTAATTAAGGTCGAACCGAAGGTTAGGATAGATCAGGGTAAGTTGGGGGAGAAGGGAGAGTCCATAACGTTCTACAAGGATGAAAGGGGAGAGGAGCTTCAGAGGTACCTGGAGGATACGAAATTTATGTATGAGCTCTCCAAGAAGTTCATCAGGAAGGAGATGACGGTTCTGGACTTCCTGGACAGGGATATCCTAAGTAACGTCTCTAGGTTCCCAATATTCGAGACGTTGGACAGGTTCAACTCTAGGTACTTTAAGGAGGAGATAATGATGAAGTCGATGGGCTTCTCCTCCGTTTTCCTTGGAGGTTCACCATATAAGATCCCAGCGATCTACGCTATGATAAACTACTCCATATTCGCTCAAGGCGTTTACTACCCGGAGGGAGGTTTTGAGGGATACGTTAAGAGACTCTATAACTTAGCCAGGAGGATGGGAGTTGAGTTCAAGTTTAACTCCCCAGTTAATAAGGTGAAAGTTGAGGACAAGAAAGTTGTCGCGGTTTACTCGGGGGAGGAGAGGATTGAAGGGGACGTCTTCTTGTTCAACATGGACTATCACTACGCAGACAATCTCCTACCTGAACCGACCGTAGAGTGGAGCGAAAGGAAGCTCGCCCCCTCCTCGATTTTAGCCTTTTTGGGAGTTAAGGGTGAGGTAAACCTACCTCATCACACCGTAATTGTAAACGGAGACTGGAGGGATCACTTCAGCTCCATTGAGGAGAGGAGGCTCCCCTCTATTGAGAACATGTCCTATTACGTGAGCTACAGGAGGGCGACGGACGACAAGCTGATGGGGCAGGACCTGGTAATCCTGATACCTGTGGCTCCAGGACTTAGGAAAGAGAGCAGTCTGGTGGACGCGGCGTTGAAGGACCTAACTGTGAAGAGCGAAAGTAAGTTTGAGGTAAAGTACATGAGGACTTACGGACCGGAGGACTTCTCTCAAGACTATAACGCCTACCTAGGTACTTCTTTCGGTCTAGCTCACACCTTGGATCAGACTGGCCCCTTTAGGATGCCTATGAGGAACAAGAGATTCAGGAACCTATTCTACGTGGGACAGTACACGCAACCAGGAATCGGAGTACCTATGGTTACACTCTCCGCAATGATTGTGTCCAAAAAAATATCGGAGAGTTTTTAA
- a CDS encoding energy-coupling factor transporter transmembrane component T family protein, producing MSLISDVVSWYLYLFGLTFPIYLLFAKLGFTGFKRLTSYVESKTFLHELNPVTKFVILLLLTVVSSQSIWWVGAITGLITLSFFFFLRRLRLVALFSLMQLIGTSWGSAIYASPSVLNLIFGPDQKVLWVFPSYFSIFGVNRDLTEQALIYGFQISMRVWPMFLFSFIILMTTTVTEVIDALSELKAPLALTFALGVAILTIPRIFDVAETAYKIQVMRGEKRVIALFRSIVPTTVFLFRKAVVMGISAETRCFMATKRRTELQDLKFSARDKVALVISIVFASIDLYLVAIGLIPAVPFR from the coding sequence ATGAGCCTAATTAGTGACGTGGTGAGTTGGTACCTATACTTGTTTGGCTTAACCTTCCCTATCTACCTCTTGTTCGCCAAGTTGGGGTTCACCGGATTCAAGAGGCTCACCTCATACGTGGAGAGCAAGACCTTCTTACACGAACTCAATCCCGTCACCAAGTTCGTTATTCTCCTTTTGCTCACCGTAGTGAGCTCCCAATCTATATGGTGGGTCGGAGCCATAACGGGATTGATCACGCTCTCGTTTTTCTTCTTCCTAAGAAGGCTAAGGTTGGTCGCTCTGTTCTCCTTAATGCAGCTCATAGGAACAAGTTGGGGGAGCGCAATATACGCGTCTCCCTCAGTTCTCAACTTGATATTTGGTCCTGATCAGAAGGTTTTATGGGTCTTCCCAAGTTACTTCTCGATCTTTGGTGTCAACCGTGACTTGACGGAGCAGGCGCTCATCTACGGTTTTCAAATATCCATGAGGGTTTGGCCCATGTTCCTCTTCTCCTTCATAATATTAATGACCACTACGGTGACAGAGGTGATAGACGCGTTAAGTGAGCTCAAGGCCCCCCTGGCGCTGACCTTCGCGCTGGGCGTGGCGATCTTAACTATACCTAGGATATTTGACGTGGCTGAGACCGCCTATAAGATCCAGGTGATGAGAGGGGAGAAAAGGGTAATCGCCCTGTTCAGATCTATAGTACCGACGACCGTTTTCCTGTTCAGGAAGGCAGTCGTGATGGGCATATCCGCAGAGACCAGATGTTTCATGGCCACAAAGAGGAGGACGGAACTACAAGACTTGAAGTTCTCTGCTAGGGACAAGGTGGCCCTAGTGATCTCGATCGTTTTCGCCTCAATTGATCTCTACCTGGTCGCAATAGGTTTGATCCCTGCCGTCCCCTTTAGGTGA
- a CDS encoding lycopene cyclase domain-containing protein, with protein sequence MMFLPTLVLSLLYVRRDYVALMKSIALVSPIYLIWDYFATLYHSWSFNENYVLGVYVTDLPIEEVMFFFVTPFATLMIYDFVTRFEDREIRFVPKVALSLSLTSLILALVTARLSYTSIDLIYLSFSLLITFVLDRRMLSSLNFWRFIGLSYVPFLVFDYLLTSLPIVEYGRSITNVRVLTIPIEDFVYSFSMLTFYTLFYRRFKRRERVEQR encoded by the coding sequence ATGATGTTTTTACCGACGTTAGTGCTCTCTCTGCTTTACGTAAGGAGAGATTACGTAGCTCTAATGAAGTCCATCGCTTTGGTCTCTCCTATCTACTTGATTTGGGATTACTTTGCAACTCTATATCACAGTTGGTCCTTCAACGAGAACTACGTGCTTGGCGTTTACGTGACTGACCTACCCATTGAGGAGGTCATGTTCTTTTTCGTCACACCTTTCGCCACGCTAATGATCTACGACTTCGTAACTAGGTTTGAGGACAGAGAGATCAGGTTCGTCCCTAAGGTTGCCCTCTCACTTAGCTTAACGTCCTTGATACTGGCATTGGTCACGGCTCGCCTTTCTTACACCTCAATAGATCTGATATACCTCTCATTCTCGCTTCTCATAACGTTCGTCTTGGACAGGAGGATGCTCTCCTCACTTAACTTCTGGAGGTTCATAGGTTTGAGTTACGTACCTTTCCTCGTGTTCGATTACCTTTTAACTTCACTACCAATTGTGGAGTACGGAAGGAGTATTACTAACGTTAGAGTCCTTACCATACCTATTGAGGACTTCGTTTACTCCTTCTCGATGCTCACTTTCTACACCCTTTTTTATAGGCGCTTCAAGAGGAGAGAGAGAGTTGAACAGCGATGA
- a CDS encoding type II toxin-antitoxin system VapC family toxin yields the protein MSLRKGRYFIDSNVFFYAKIGDKRYGRCCSRVIKKIYSREIEAFIDSLTLLEVSNSMMKFRFPRDEVKNEINAILSLPISVIEIRKEDVVESLKMELNPYDALHLLISERLGAQVITADRDFDDFNRVDPCDPSL from the coding sequence ATGAGCTTGCGGAAAGGTAGGTACTTCATAGACAGCAACGTTTTCTTTTACGCCAAGATAGGGGACAAGAGGTACGGAAGGTGCTGTAGTAGAGTTATAAAGAAGATATACTCTAGGGAAATCGAGGCTTTCATCGACAGCCTAACGTTGCTGGAGGTTAGTAACTCAATGATGAAGTTTAGGTTTCCTAGAGATGAGGTGAAGAACGAGATAAATGCGATCCTCTCTTTACCCATTTCGGTGATAGAGATAAGAAAGGAGGACGTAGTTGAGAGCTTAAAGATGGAGCTTAACCCTTACGACGCTCTACACCTCTTAATCTCTGAGAGGCTGGGAGCCCAGGTGATTACGGCGGATCGAGACTTTGATGACTTCAATAGGGTGGACCCTTGCGATCCATCACTCTAG
- the csx1 gene encoding CRISPR-associated CARF protein Csx1 — protein sequence MRVLVAAWGLPTWKKVNYCVEDTKTESSSSTLALIDKYKPDKTIIVLSLSLFARYVNKLSALVNNKTVKYCDLEKKLRNLVLNDNSYGAIVEIKDRIEKGEIEMVFAPGVGKFSLGSQSQPKVLTLVENYWPPTRNKVNAESQGGQTGTRGINLYFIEVYRRVSEAIRDSEDKLELYVDLTHGVNYMPYLTTEAVRLAAMANAKKGVSIKVFNSDPVLVDNTLTNECYQINLVNSVNIESNYAFNQIMREVLVRDSDRFKKSVNVSCLGDFKVLKSADELKRLARAANGGIFVLINHLACEIDRMLKEIDRRLDISNIDVSVTQNGDEIRLEYNATSVCEKDNLSIQRILSIHSELAYVHAMLKALSKINAPEVTLELLDKWADEYGDTTTSVIIKDEVDKMSEVSYLKDLLNNIMKSQDKRGKADMRNMLAHGGLEKNVIYIKIKGEDGKEIEDINKLGKEAGKINKGDVTVSYCPDGTEGSDECYDSLSSILKEF from the coding sequence ATGCGAGTTTTAGTTGCTGCCTGGGGACTTCCTACTTGGAAAAAGGTAAATTACTGTGTGGAAGACACTAAAACGGAAAGTAGTTCCTCAACCTTAGCGTTGATAGATAAATATAAACCTGATAAGACAATCATAGTCCTCTCTCTATCCCTGTTCGCTAGATACGTTAACAAATTGAGCGCGCTTGTTAATAATAAGACTGTAAAATACTGTGATTTAGAGAAAAAATTAAGGAACTTAGTATTAAACGATAATAGCTATGGAGCAATAGTTGAAATTAAGGATAGGATTGAAAAAGGGGAGATTGAAATGGTGTTCGCCCCAGGAGTTGGAAAGTTTAGTCTCGGTAGTCAGAGCCAACCAAAGGTCCTAACGTTAGTTGAGAATTACTGGCCTCCCACTAGGAACAAAGTTAACGCTGAGAGTCAGGGGGGACAGACCGGGACGAGGGGAATAAACCTCTACTTCATTGAAGTCTACAGGAGAGTTAGTGAGGCGATAAGGGACAGCGAGGACAAGTTGGAGCTTTACGTTGACCTCACTCATGGAGTGAACTACATGCCCTATCTGACAACGGAGGCGGTGAGACTCGCGGCTATGGCTAATGCAAAAAAGGGTGTGTCCATAAAGGTGTTCAACTCGGATCCTGTCCTTGTAGATAACACCTTGACGAACGAGTGCTATCAAATAAACCTGGTCAACAGCGTCAATATAGAATCGAATTACGCCTTCAATCAAATAATGAGGGAGGTTTTGGTGAGGGACTCTGACCGTTTTAAAAAGTCAGTTAACGTCAGTTGTCTGGGAGATTTTAAGGTCTTAAAGAGTGCAGATGAGTTGAAGAGGCTAGCTAGGGCAGCTAACGGAGGTATCTTCGTTCTAATTAATCATTTAGCCTGTGAGATAGATCGCATGTTAAAGGAGATCGATAGGAGACTTGACATATCTAACATTGACGTTAGCGTAACTCAAAACGGTGACGAGATTAGACTTGAGTACAACGCTACTTCAGTTTGTGAGAAGGATAACCTTTCAATACAGCGTATCCTTTCAATACATTCAGAGCTGGCTTACGTTCACGCCATGTTGAAGGCCTTGAGTAAAATTAATGCCCCAGAAGTCACCCTTGAACTCCTTGATAAGTGGGCAGACGAGTACGGTGATACAACGACATCTGTCATAATCAAGGACGAGGTAGACAAAATGTCGGAAGTGAGTTACCTTAAAGACTTACTTAATAATATCATGAAGAGCCAAGACAAGAGGGGTAAAGCCGACATGAGAAACATGTTAGCTCACGGCGGGTTAGAAAAAAACGTTATTTATATAAAAATAAAAGGAGAAGACGGGAAGGAAATAGAGGATATAAATAAACTTGGAAAGGAGGCCGGGAAGATAAATAAGGGGGATGTGACGGTGAGTTACTGCCCAGATGGGACTGAAGGAAGCGATGAGTGCTACGATAGCTTATCATCAATACTTAAAGAGTTTTGA
- a CDS encoding ParA family protein, with protein sequence MSKIIRITSVKGGVGKSTVAAFMAKYLSERGNVLVIDLDNLGHLSSLIEILRLKDVEARRELGDLDKLRKMSGYDYVIIDDPDLLKVIEDPSQDIINVVISDVLALASTLKYLDKIGGVKALIVNMVPPLPADFSKIIKAVRELNVDLKAVIPFIPKIFSLLVRQDSKTELPIVKRLAIAIENNEFNGEVITR encoded by the coding sequence ATGAGTAAAATAATTAGGATCACAAGCGTGAAGGGAGGAGTAGGTAAGTCCACTGTCGCCGCGTTCATGGCTAAATACCTGAGCGAGAGAGGGAACGTCCTAGTTATCGATCTGGACAATTTAGGTCATCTATCAAGTTTGATAGAGATCCTTCGATTGAAAGACGTAGAGGCAAGAAGGGAGCTAGGAGATCTAGATAAACTGAGGAAGATGAGCGGATACGATTACGTTATAATAGATGACCCTGACCTGTTGAAAGTTATAGAGGATCCCTCACAAGACATAATAAACGTTGTGATATCTGACGTTTTAGCGTTGGCTTCTACGTTAAAGTATCTAGATAAGATAGGTGGGGTAAAAGCGCTGATAGTTAACATGGTCCCTCCTTTACCTGCGGACTTTTCAAAGATCATTAAGGCAGTTAGAGAACTTAACGTTGACCTAAAGGCGGTTATCCCTTTCATACCTAAAATTTTCTCGCTACTTGTCAGACAAGATAGTAAAACTGAGCTCCCAATAGTTAAGAGGTTGGCTATCGCTATTGAGAACAACGAGTTTAACGGGGAGGTCATAACTCGATAG
- a CDS encoding phytoene/squalene synthase family protein: MRSELNEIFRKGSTTYYNSTLFFPPHIREDVTKLYAFVRVFDDLVDSVPQRVQEFYNLRRLYERQRDGEETGNVVLSSFVELMRRKNFEESWVEAFLDSMESDIYKKVYYSLDETLKYMYGSAEVIGLFMMRVLDLPEESRNYARMLGRSMQYLNFIRDVKEDQYLGRTYLPKDEMEEFGVSSLECTPQFSEFIRFQVNRYLSFERGAERGYKYIPRRYLIPIKTASDMYKWTGMMIKAYPCLVLSRKVKPRRSRIVSSVFKNYIEVYLWTLFSNLRLPILR, from the coding sequence TTGAGGTCAGAACTCAACGAGATATTTAGGAAGGGAAGTACAACTTACTACAACAGCACTCTGTTCTTTCCACCTCACATTAGGGAGGACGTGACTAAGCTCTACGCGTTCGTGAGGGTCTTTGACGACCTAGTTGACAGCGTCCCTCAAAGGGTTCAGGAGTTCTACAACCTCAGGAGGCTATATGAGAGGCAGAGGGACGGAGAGGAGACCGGTAACGTAGTCCTATCTAGCTTCGTGGAGTTAATGAGAAGGAAGAACTTTGAAGAATCGTGGGTTGAAGCGTTCCTAGACTCTATGGAATCCGACATTTACAAGAAAGTGTACTACTCTCTCGATGAGACCCTCAAATACATGTACGGTTCTGCAGAAGTGATAGGTCTCTTCATGATGAGGGTCCTAGACCTGCCTGAGGAGTCCAGAAATTACGCGAGGATGTTAGGTAGGAGCATGCAATACCTAAACTTCATAAGGGACGTAAAGGAAGATCAGTACCTAGGTAGGACTTACCTTCCTAAGGATGAGATGGAGGAGTTCGGAGTGTCATCGCTTGAGTGCACCCCTCAGTTCTCAGAATTCATTAGGTTTCAGGTGAACAGGTACCTCTCCTTTGAGAGGGGGGCAGAGAGAGGATATAAGTACATCCCAAGGAGGTACTTAATACCTATAAAGACGGCGTCGGACATGTACAAGTGGACTGGAATGATGATCAAGGCCTACCCTTGTCTAGTGCTGAGTAGGAAGGTAAAGCCTAGAAGAAGTAGGATAGTGTCCTCAGTTTTTAAGAACTACATAGAGGTGTACTTGTGGACCCTATTTTCCAACCTAAGGTTGCCTATCTTGAGATAG
- a CDS encoding sterol desaturase family protein: MSVLDLQFVGLALLMFFSMEIIARLMHKYVMHGFMWSVHEDHHKERQAELEKNDLFGLLFAGVAILLLAEGILNHDLYYLSLAIGMTMYGAAYFVVHDMIIHDRHLHLRSWGMRHRPFRDLILVHDVHHAEGEGNWGFLFVIKGVDKVPKVKS; the protein is encoded by the coding sequence ATGAGCGTACTAGATCTTCAGTTCGTAGGTCTGGCCTTGCTGATGTTCTTTTCCATGGAGATAATAGCTAGGTTGATGCACAAGTACGTGATGCACGGGTTCATGTGGAGCGTTCATGAGGACCATCATAAGGAAAGACAGGCTGAGCTTGAGAAGAACGACCTTTTCGGCCTGTTGTTCGCCGGCGTAGCGATCCTCCTTTTAGCTGAGGGTATACTGAACCATGACCTGTACTATTTGAGCTTAGCAATAGGGATGACTATGTATGGTGCTGCCTACTTCGTTGTCCACGACATGATAATCCACGATAGGCATCTCCACTTGAGGTCTTGGGGAATGAGGCACAGACCCTTCCGTGACCTTATCTTAGTTCATGACGTTCACCACGCTGAGGGCGAGGGAAACTGGGGTTTCCTCTTCGTGATTAAAGGTGTAGATAAGGTTCCCAAAGTGAAATCATGA